The Manduca sexta isolate Smith_Timp_Sample1 chromosome 1, JHU_Msex_v1.0, whole genome shotgun sequence sequence aattcagtCTATTTTATAGGAAATATGGGATTCTATTTTGTCAAAATCGATTATTACTTAGGCAAAGGCAATTTATCATACAGCCTGGAACATAAAATACTTAAGCTAATTTGTATggacaatgtttattttatttaactctaatatattatatcgacAATTGAAATGCTAATTGATTAAAGCGACACctagtttcatacatattaaaatttttttttctatgttttttaaacgtagttaaaatttttctaaaaaaaatgttgctaagtcaattagccttttgaACCGTCGATATAATTTCTATATGTGGCCTATATCAGAGTTATATCAAAGTCACGACTTAACGTTTTACAAAGGCATTTGACACATCGCTGGCTCACTACAagattatacagggtcattttgacattgcgttactaaatgaaaccacataatcgTTACCTTTGTTAagattatgccaaaaatcatacattaataacgaatatttccacaaaaaaatccagttttactttttaaaattttttagttatttgtttattgtgaatATAGCATGCGCGTGagagtatttctgactgaaatttTGATGTCGCTGCGCCGGATTCTTGTAGAGATAGTAGTGGCAATTTAGATTAAAAtgacaatttttataacataaatataatgtaagtgagccagcgaaatataagtaattcaatataaaactttttatattgtatatcacAAACTTGCTTCTGAATTAAAGAAAGAAGGCACCTCTCTTTATGATTGATTCCTTggtagccgaatttcggctactCTAGCCAATATCAACggagatattttaaatgatctGTCTCTCACTCGTCGAAAGTACGGCTTGCGCGTGAGGCAGCTCGTCGATCATTTGATTGACTGCACCAACCTAAGTCAGGTCATCTCCGCagcattttaaaacaataacaataaataaaattctcgcGCACTGAAAAATTCATTATAGATGATgttaaaataagtattgttataaataatcgTTTGTAACTACCGGATATACCGTCATATGCTTAAAGTAGGCCAAAAATCTCACAAATCCGTCTCGTTTCATTGTGATTGGCCGAGAAAgtaacacgtgactgacgcagtgttctgattggtctagaGACACGCACGTGACCAACGCATTGCCGTGATTGGCCGAGAGACGACCACGTGACAAACGCATTGCTGTCATTGGTCGAGAGACTTGCACGTTACCGATGCTGTGATGTGATAAGTCAAAAGAGTAACTCGTGACCGACGCATTGCTCTGATTGGCCGAGTGACCATGGCCTGTCGACCAATCAAACATCAATTTACTAGTCGCGCCTTCTACCTTCTAAAAGGCTGATCATGTGTTCCGAATTAAAAAGATCCCCTCTCATTCGTACACAATAAGTGTTTCCTCCAACGGTGGATTGTCCTTCAAAAATTGTTCGATATCATCCTTCTTCACTGGTTTTTTCTTACCCTTCTTAACAATCGCGTGAGCCAGCATCATATGCGTCCTCACGTCTTGGTCTTTCCTGAACTGCTTCTTACAAATGGGACAGTCGGCCTTGTGCTTCCTCTCCTTATGCGCCAGCCAGAGGTGGTCCCATTTCTCTCTGATGCTGTCGAATTTCTTGCCGCAGTAATGACATTTGAATTTGATGACGACGCGATCATGGAAGCGTTTGACGTGTTTTCTGTATGCTGATTCGGTGTGCGACACTCGGAAACACACTGGACAGGTTATCGGCTCTGTTGTTTTGTgcatctgaaaaatatatttgtaattgaatatgcaattttgaGGGCGAATCTCATAAATGTAAAATCtagaaatgtatattaaataaataacaacaaaacttctgtaattgtttattgctaattgaacccaattcaaaactttataaattaagCCACTATTTCTAACGTGTTGTGTCGTGAAGCTCTCTGCCGTGATGGCTACTGTTCACATCTATACACGCATTATGACGCTTTATGACGTATTTTTTAATCAGTTCCGTCTTGGCTGGCGGAGAGATTACACATTCGCAAATCATGAAGATttgcaataattaaaataaataatcttttctCCTATATCCTGCCAAATAGCTGCTCTAATATCTTAATTcttatattgtttacatttagaatcataaattgttttgtattgtaCGTATTGATTAGCTCGTCCTCCATACTTGTGGCTCTAACGCAGGCTGGCACAACACAGCGCATCAGAGAACGCACGCAACCACATTAAATGTATGAAACCGACCTTACTGATGCGACACGTCACGTCAGTCAAATGTGAATTCGGCTTTATCTATTATTGAgtggattttaaaaaatcattttccgATAGGTTTTggataaaaatcatttttgataAACGTATTTTAACAAAGTTGTCAACTACCCAAATCCACTGGCACGCAAGTCGGTGGTTCGCAATCCCTAAACTAGGCTATCTCTGTAaaacatatacaataatatcagccctgtattatatactgtcccactgcgggcctcctctactactgagagattaggccttagtccaccacgctgtagtgcggacagacttcacacaccctcaaaaattcctatagagaactttacagatgcaggtttcttcacaacattttccttcacagttaaatcaatcaatcatgaatttttaacaaatacacacataatttagaaaaatcagttttggttttgaacctgcggacattcttcaACAGTTCATTCCACACACTAGGCTTTTTTCAAAACATACACACCTCCAAATGCTTGGTCAAAGACAATTTCGACTGAAACTTCTTGCTGCACACATCACAGACGACCACTTGAAGATTATGTACTTTCTTGTGTTTTGTGAAGTTGCTCGAGTCGCTGAACGCGCGGTCACATATGTCACATCTGTAGACAGGGAGAGACCCGTGGTCCCTCATGTGCAGTTTGTATCTGTCAGGCCGTTGGAACGATTCGAAGCATATTTGACATCTGGAAATTAATTAGATGGTTATTTATGTCAAAGCTTTGTTTACAGTATAGTAAGCAATACACGTCAATGTGGCACCAAAGTTATTTTTGGAGCTAATTTGGAAGAGAAGAGTACCCAcgccatcacgcatttattatGCAGAGGCGTTACCAGGGTACCCAATTTTTGCCCCGTGTGTGCTGTCCTACAATTTGATAGgagacacaaattctagactccaggctgatactgagcagaaaaaccgaaatatcactttgcatgacccgagaatcgaacacagtacctcagagcgctgccgtaccgcgcatgtacaactacgccacagaggcagtcacATTGAGCATTAttgaaatcaaatcaaataattaatttgaacctgtaaaatgttatacattatttatattccatcaGTTTCAACTCGAAactgaagcggcgatagcctagttggatgtggaacggactgccgagacgaatgtccgcaggttcaaatcccaagggcacacacctctgacttttctaaaatcatgtgtatattctttgtgaattatcgttcgctttaacggtgaaggaaaaacatcgtgaggaaacctgcacatctgagaagttctctataggaatttcgatgatgtgtgaagtctaccaatccgcactacagcgtggtggactaaggcctaatccctctcagtagtagaggaggcccgtgctcagcagtgggcaagtatataatacaaggctgatattattattataatgactgAAAAATCAGAAAAGCAAAACCGGATTTTTCTGTGGAAATATTTGCTATACTTGGCaaaatgtcagcaaaggtgaagacgagtatgtggttcaatttagtaacgcaatgtcaaaatgaccctgtgtacACTCACCTCAGTCCTCCATATACGGGTCTGTTGCAATACGCGTCCGTCAATAGATGCTCGATCAGATGCCTTTTGCAATCGTTTTTACGTTCAAAATGTCGCAAACATATCACGCAATCTTTCTTCTTCATTTCCTTTCCGCTTTGCAATAAATTTTCTGAAAAACAAGACGCCATTTATAGAAGTATGGATTAGCAATGACTTGAAATTGACTTCCGCTAgcatttatcatttataaaaccacgttagacttttttattgcttttgaatgacgagacgagcttgccgttcgcctcatggtaCGCGATACGTAATCAtgaatagtagaaacaccatccaaaaccttgatgtattgtaaccagtgtaactattagatattataacacttaacatctcatgtctcaggacggcgagcgcagtggaataccaaacaatactatataattcaagtttgatgatgtttctacagtttatggtcgtatcgcttaccaccaggcgaagggcaagctcgcttcatcattcaaagcaaataaataactacTTACTTATAACCAATTTTAAGCCTTCAGATCTCAGAGCGGTATTCAGAACACCTTCATCATCCCGTTTCTTCCAGCCGGTTATGAAATGGGTGTCCCAATGCCCATATATATTGTCCCCCTCTACCATACTCCTGCAAACCTGACACTGGTATTTCCCCTTGCTATTCTTCTTTCTATTTCTCGATTCTGCTGCATTCTCAATAACTTTCAACTTCACGTAAGTCTGCTTAACATGTTGAGCCACGTGTGGTATTAAGTTTGTCATAATATCAAACGATTTTAGACAAACAGGACAAGACATGTAAGGCACTCCGTGTACAACAAAGTgtagaagatatttttttggcGAATGAAAGTTTTTGTTGCACCTCGTGCATGGATATTTCGAATTCAATTCAGTTTTTTGTTCTGGTGTCTCTTTGTACATTGTCTCTGGTTCTATGGTGATATCGTCGCCGTTTCTGTACATTGTGTCCGGTTCAATAGTAATCTCTTCGGGCTCTTCTTTAATGAATTGTTCTGCGTCATTGATGGTGACGAAGATGGCTTCATATTCCTCATCCATTGGTtccgtttttatttttgtgtttattgataaCGGAGGCATCAGGTCCTGGAATTTgggtaataaatataagtttacacacatcacgccttaatAACCTAAAGGGTAGCCAGAGGTTAAACTAGACTCCACTATTTAACATGTTTGCTTAATACCCTAATGGGTAGCCAGGGGTGGAAATAGACTTCTTTTTGTAtgtgttacgtcccatgatgtgacagggggcgagcctatcaccatatcagacTCAAATTCCGCACGAGCTGATATTAATAGAAcagcccaatatcactttgtccgactcAGATATCAAATCgcagacctcagcactacagttgTACAAAATACAACTACATCAACAaagcagcagtggcgaagggtgaaaaatTTCATAAGGTAagccgaggaaatatttttttctacagttaacatgtaatacgctgttcacaataaattaaaatcaataaaatattataatacataatattttattgatttatttaatacataattccttctaacataagcattatttctaaactctaaatttaacaaataatcacatattttgaacataggtatttatttaaaagagcccaacaaaaattaataacccacactatacacaaacactaatattatacattctaaattattaaaaaaaatcgcgccaatagctcaacatgaagccgcaaattctcgggttaccctgaagtaaacagacacgcacgcaaacatgtatttttacgtcacttccaaaagattagacaaagacaccgcgctgcgtgtgaaagagacaacaatatcgcgaaggaagctatgcgcggccgggttcacttcgaacactataaagcgcggcgagcactgcgcgcgagttacgatttaacgaactgataataatatgaactatgtaccgtaatcgttgaagtattgatttaatgaaataagtataggatgacttgtttgaatatactattattatatagttgtttttcatttattattttaggttaatttacaaaaggtaacccggtaggaatcggcttgtatggacgcttcgccactgcaaggCAGTCACCACAGTTATTTATCAAGCAAATTTGGATGCACCAGTTGAAAGGGGACCCCCAAAGAGTATGTCCATTCATAAAATCTCCAGAAAGGGCTGGTCAAGGGTACTCTTAACCTACGAAAATGTATAAGGATGtacacattttaaaacaaagtctccttttctgtctgtatgttatcgatttactcaaaatctactgaacggatttttataaaatttgatatggagatagtttaagaccctgggaaggttgtaggctactttctatcccggtcAAATACATATATAGCAGGAATTTAGTGGTCTTACTTCACTCATCTGATCGTAACTAGTATCTTCGCTCTTCACCCTCTGTACCATCACTCCACAGCTATCCTGGCTGTGTTCCTCATCATCAGCCATCTCCTGCTTGATCACCGTCAAGGCTTCCTTGAGTTCCTCCTCGGGGTACACCTTGGGCTTAGCTTGATAAGTCTTTCTGACATCCCTCGCCTCAAACACTGGGTAGTCCGCTGTGGAGTTGAGTTAAGATTAAACTAGCAaattcttgcagcaatatattgcgcagaTTCCAGATACGTTTACTAGCAGCAAGTTTTTAATAGTTGTATGTACTGTCGCAAGTCCTGCAGCAGAAGTCATCTCAAGTTCGTTTACAAGGTAAGCATCAAGTGCGGAAGTTGGTTTACATGGTCCTCTAAAAGTAGAGGGGAGAAGCTACGGAAGTTATCCtccaaataaaataaggtttatttaaCTAACAATAGATTAGTTTGAGATCTTTTAATTCTGACAatcttctatttttttttcaaataaacatgAATGTCAtttaatacacatttttattattttttaaacgaacAACAGACCTTCTCCCTCTCTCCATACTAAAACCTGATCACATCCATATTAGTTTCTACAAGTTTTATTGCCAATGTAAACCCAACTTGGGATACAATGAAAATGCATTATCCATCTTCAGCAATGGGGTTAAAAGGCAATTGCCACTCAGAATCTGAAAATAAGGCTTCGCTGCATCCAATTGAATACCTATACCCCCCTACCTACCCTCTCCCCCGGAAACTTTAGTTTCTCCCTCCCTCTGATTTGAAAGCAAGCCCAGGTACATTATTATGTATGTGCTATTGTGTGTGTATGGTGCCAATAAGCAATCCACTGgaccttatttattttagtcacTTACCATAATCCTTCTGTCCAACCACCGTTCTTACAGCTTCTCGCTTCTCCGCCACATTTTCTTCTTCGGGAAAATACGTGATCGGTAACAAAACCTGCCAATgaacattgttatttattatcaggCATTAAGATACATCAGAGTCAATCGTTTCAAAATGGCCGATACGAGCCCTTATGAGCTCGGAGGCTTTCGGGGTAGGGGGAGAAGTGGGGTTGGAAAAGGGTGTAGAAGCTGTGAAGAGATAAACACTTTCacatctatattataaataaagaccTAATATTAGTCAGTAAAAGGTTACAACTGATATGACACAActacttttgctcgcggtttcgcttgCGTGAccaggataaaagttccgctatatattttcccggaatagaacctataaccttcccagggtcttaaactatctccataccaaatttcataaaaatccgttcagtaaattttgagaaaatcgataacatacatacagagaagactttgttttataatatgaaaagataaataaatataagtaagattCTCACCTTTTCAAAATTATACCTCCGTTTATCATTCTTCTGTCTGTGCTCGACCAATCTGTGTTTTCTGAACGAACTCGCATCCAAAAACACCTCCATATTTGAACACATGCAGCACTTATATGCAACTTTAAACATATTAGAATGATTTTGATAATGAACTATTTCCATACATTGGTTGTCCAATGTTTCTGTACATATCTTACAGTGAACATCCTTCTCTGTGAGGAGTGTGTGAATGGCTAGAGTTAATTTAGTAGAAAATCCTTTATAACATTTATCACAATTG is a genomic window containing:
- the LOC115453997 gene encoding zinc finger protein 43, with protein sequence MSGISSKNSRKDKLVVRDGVNLDEAINVELQNIAQTSSKLDKMDENDEDDQLVINIANIKKEINESSYVENPNMKFTVRVEVEEYNEDVKHKIKIEMHDISPVEPQTLNQRVILKDGNVHNSKKPKQPFKSVVVDLNELYDEVDRIVRTSNNIADEILARELKNNWGSVLRLPIENDPINIRLQEVIHKWKIWTSASKYRDVPLFYKCYICQTAWWRLDPFRTHLKIHHIDSFRIDLEEHSHESNIIAYGTINIPPVKYLKVEGDCWKCNKPFEHHISAKKQNASYSCKCCDDRFYSCMSLKAHEGVCWQYLKHIEVERDQEMAMCRLCQCMFATEPELETHMISNHSVRSDLPIQSQYKTCSSCNYRYFIHALHCCNKKQMSYNCDKCYKGFSTKLTLAIHTLLTEKDVHCKICTETLDNQCMEIVHYQNHSNMFKVAYKCCMCSNMEVFLDASSFRKHRLVEHRQKNDKRRYNFEKVLLPITYFPEEENVAEKREAVRTVVGQKDYADYPVFEARDVRKTYQAKPKVYPEEELKEALTVIKQEMADDEEHSQDSCGVMVQRVKSEDTSYDQMSEDLMPPLSINTKIKTEPMDEEYEAIFVTINDAEQFIKEEPEEITIEPDTMYRNGDDITIEPETMYKETPEQKTELNSKYPCTRCNKNFHSPKKYLLHFVVHGVPYMSCPVCLKSFDIMTNLIPHVAQHVKQTYVKLKVIENAAESRNRKKNSKGKYQCQVCRSMVEGDNIYGHWDTHFITGWKKRDDEGVLNTALRSEGLKLVIKNLLQSGKEMKKKDCVICLRHFERKNDCKRHLIEHLLTDAYCNRPVYGGLRCQICFESFQRPDRYKLHMRDHGSLPVYRCDICDRAFSDSSNFTKHKKVHNLQVVVCDVCSKKFQSKLSLTKHLEMHKTTEPITCPVCFRVSHTESAYRKHVKRFHDRVVIKFKCHYCGKKFDSIREKWDHLWLAHKERKHKADCPICKKQFRKDQDVRTHMMLAHAIVKKGKKKPVKKDDIEQFLKDNPPLEETLIVYE